In one window of Deltaproteobacteria bacterium DNA:
- a CDS encoding ATP-binding protein, giving the protein MRSTLLTSRVPAEQWHERMKNPPLANAILGRLIHNAYQSDLEGELTRKKKRIDLPHGKEVALSERRRGAKTGDQRTPESVCKPDRDECPTNFRMGVQRHQDTHDTC; this is encoded by the coding sequence ATGCGATCGACCCTCCTGACCAGCCGGGTCCCGGCGGAACAGTGGCATGAACGGATGAAAAACCCACCCTTGGCCAATGCCATCCTGGGCCGTCTCATTCATAACGCCTACCAATCCGACTTGGAAGGAGAACTGACGCGGAAGAAAAAAAGGATTGACTTGCCCCATGGAAAAGAGGTAGCCCTATCGGAGAGGCGTCGCGGGGCGAAGACGGGTGATCAAAGAACACCGGAATCGGTGTGCAAACCCGATCGGGATGAGTGTCCAACAAATTTCAGGATGGGTGTTCAACGTCATCAGGATACGCATGATACTTGTTGA
- a CDS encoding formylglycine-generating enzyme family protein has product MQIRNPQEAREKDRGTERRERGILLRRKIMIVLCLFLVIPAGRASLSAADRNRASGHIAPQGSAVSARKLSKDGTKRETAPRGMVLVRGGCYRMGCGTWPSDCDDDSKPAHEICLDDFYIDRYPVTQAAYQRVMGRNPSHFKGMRHPIENVTWFNAQAYCTKVGKRLPTEAEWEYAARGGRNMRNRKKPRGDTLFLGDPECNGCGSQWDNRSTSPVGSFPPNSLGLYGMVGNLFEWCVDWYDAGYYGRSPKDNPRGALRGTKRVIRGRSWLFEPGFFSAWDRIGDEPDDRNEVTGFRCAGSLEGRQHVRRKERK; this is encoded by the coding sequence ATGCAAATACGTAATCCGCAGGAAGCCCGTGAAAAAGATCGTGGAACGGAGCGGCGGGAACGGGGCATTTTGCTCCGGAGGAAGATCATGATCGTTCTCTGTCTGTTCCTGGTCATTCCGGCGGGACGAGCATCTTTATCCGCCGCCGACCGGAATCGGGCGAGCGGCCATATCGCTCCACAAGGCAGCGCCGTCTCCGCGCGCAAGCTGTCAAAAGATGGGACGAAACGGGAAACGGCGCCCCGGGGGATGGTCCTGGTGAGAGGCGGCTGTTACAGGATGGGATGCGGAACCTGGCCGAGCGATTGTGATGATGATTCAAAACCGGCCCACGAGATCTGCCTGGATGACTTCTATATCGACAGGTACCCTGTGACGCAGGCGGCCTATCAGCGTGTGATGGGCAGGAACCCTTCGCACTTCAAAGGGATGCGGCATCCGATCGAAAACGTGACCTGGTTCAATGCCCAAGCCTACTGTACAAAGGTGGGCAAACGCCTTCCCACGGAAGCGGAATGGGAATATGCGGCAAGGGGCGGAAGGAATATGCGCAATCGGAAAAAACCGCGGGGAGACACCCTTTTCCTGGGCGATCCCGAGTGCAATGGTTGCGGTTCACAGTGGGACAACCGATCGACATCCCCGGTCGGTAGCTTCCCGCCGAACAGTCTCGGCCTCTACGGTATGGTGGGCAATCTCTTCGAGTGGTGTGTGGACTGGTATGACGCGGGCTATTACGGACGGAGCCCGAAGGATAACCCCAGGGGGGCGCTCAGAGGGACGAAACGTGTGATCAGGGGAAGATCATGGCTGTTTGAACCGGGATTCTTCAGTGCATGGGACCGCATCGGAGATGAGCCGGACGATCGGAACGAGGTAACTGGATTTCGATGTGCCGGGAGCCTGGAAGGGAGACAGCATGTGCGGCGGAAGGAGAGAAAGTGA